GATCCTCTACGACGGGTCGTTGCCGCTGGCCTGAGGACTCAGCCAGCCGGAGGCGTTCGCGCGCAGGGCCCGCTCGTACGAGCTCGTGACGTCGAACTCCTCCGGCAGGTTGCCGGTCAATTCCAGCGAGACCAGGCCGTGCACGATGGCCCAGCAGCCGACCGCGATCGTCTCGGGCGGGACGTCGAGGAAGACGCCGTCGGCGATGGCGCGGCGGATGATCAGTTCCAGGGGCTTGAGCGTTTCGCGGGCGAGTTTCTCGGCGGCTTCGTTCGGCTCGAACCCGGGGACCGACCTGGTGAACATGATCCCGTACAGGTGCGGGTCGGCCAGGGCGCTCGCGCGGTAGGCGCTGCCGAGCGCGACGAGGTCCTCGACGGTGTCGCCGGTCAGTGGCGTGTGGGCCATCCGGGCGCCGAAGCGGCGGAAGCCTTCGGTGTAGAGCGCGTTGACCAGGTCGGGTTTGCTGCCGAAGAGCGAGTACACGGCGGTGGTCGACGTCCCGGCGTCGGCGGCGAGCTTCCGCAGTGAAAGCGCCTTCGGCCCGTCGGCGGCGATGAGCTCCCCGGCCCGGTCGAGCAGCTTGAGCCGGAGCGCCTCGTCGTGCGTGCGTGGTCGCGCCATCTACCCAGCGTAGTACAACGCTGTTATTTTTGCAGCCTCGGTGATTTGACCTGGAGTGCACTCCAGGTCGTACTGTCGAGACCATGAGCTACTCGATAGCGGAAGCCGCTCGACGTAGCGGGCTGTCCATCGACACCCTCCGGTACTACGAGCGCATCAAACTGCTCGACCCGCCCGCCCGGGACGCCGCGGGCCGCCGGGCGTACTCCGACGACGACCTCGGCTGGCTGGGGTTCCTGACCAAGCTGCGCACCACCGGCATGCCCATCAAGAGCATGCGCGAGTACGCGTCGCTGCGCCGTCACGGCGTCGCGAGCGCGGGCCGCCGCAAGGCGCTGCTGGTGGAGCAGCGGCGGTCGGTCGCCGAACGGATCGCCGAGCTGCAGGGCTGCCTCGACGTCCTCGACTACAAGATCGAGAACTACGCCCAGGTCGAGCGGAAGGTGCTCGGCGTGGAACCCGGTATGGAGGAGATTTCCGCGTGAAGACCAGGAAGCTCGGCGAACTGGAAGTCAGTGCTCAGGGGCTGGGCTGCATGGGGATGAGCCAGGCCTACGGCGTCCGCGACAACGACGAAGAGTCGATCGCGACGGTCCACAAGGCTCTCGACCTCGGCGTGACGCTGCTGGACACCGCGAACGTCTACGCGAACGGCGTCAACGAGGAGCTGGTCGGCCGCGCGATCGCCGGCCGCCGCGACGAGGTCGTGCTCGCGACGAAGTTCGGCATCGTGTGGAACGACGGCGTGATGGGCGCCCGCGGTGACGCCGAGTACGTCAGGCAAAGCTGCGACGAGTCGCTGCGACGGCTGGGCGTCGACCACATCGACCTCTACTACCAGCACCGCGTCGACCCGGACACGCCGATCGAAGAGACGTGGGGCGCGCTGGCTTCCCTCGTCGAGGCCGGGAAGATCCGGTACGCGGGGATTTCGGAGGCGAGCGCCGCGACGATCCGCGCCGCGCACGCGGTGCACCCGGTGACGGCGCTGCAGAGCGAGTGGTCGCTGTGGACGCGCGGCATCGAGGGCGAAATCCT
This window of the Amycolatopsis balhimycina FH 1894 genome carries:
- a CDS encoding aldo/keto reductase, translated to MGMSQAYGVRDNDEESIATVHKALDLGVTLLDTANVYANGVNEELVGRAIAGRRDEVVLATKFGIVWNDGVMGARGDAEYVRQSCDESLRRLGVDHIDLYYQHRVDPDTPIEETWGALASLVEAGKIRYAGISEASAATIRAAHAVHPVTALQSEWSLWTRGIEGEILDTCRELGIGVVPFSPLGRGFLTGAVKSVADLPEDDMRRGLPRFAEGNFERNMAIVDALRKLASDKGVTAGQLALAWVQSQGEDVVPIPGTKRRKYLEENVAAASLELTAADLAAIAAAAPADAIAGERYPERLARAAGR
- a CDS encoding MerR family transcriptional regulator → MSYSIAEAARRSGLSIDTLRYYERIKLLDPPARDAAGRRAYSDDDLGWLGFLTKLRTTGMPIKSMREYASLRRHGVASAGRRKALLVEQRRSVAERIAELQGCLDVLDYKIENYAQVERKVLGVEPGMEEISA
- a CDS encoding TetR/AcrR family transcriptional regulator; translation: MARPRTHDEALRLKLLDRAGELIAADGPKALSLRKLAADAGTSTTAVYSLFGSKPDLVNALYTEGFRRFGARMAHTPLTGDTVEDLVALGSAYRASALADPHLYGIMFTRSVPGFEPNEAAEKLARETLKPLELIIRRAIADGVFLDVPPETIAVGCWAIVHGLVSLELTGNLPEEFDVTSSYERALRANASGWLSPQASGNDPS